GCTCTCGAGGTCACCGACGCCTCCAGCAACCACCAGGGTGATGACATCTCCGTCGAGGCCATCGCCGACGCCAACCCGGACTGGCTGCTCGTCCTCGACCGTGACGGTGGCACCAACACCCGCGGCACCGACGAGTACATCGCCGCCACCGAGGTCATCGAGAACTCCGACCCGCTGCGCAACGTCACCGCCATCCGGGACGGCAAGGTCGTCTACGCACCGGAGGACACCTACACCAACGAATCCATCATCACCTACACCGAGATCCTCAACGATCTCGCCGACGCCTTCGAGGCCAAGAACTAGGTAGACCCCGGGCCCGCACAAGGCCCGGAATAAGGTAAGGAATCAATGACGACATCGACTGCGGCGGCACGCCGGGACGCACGGACACGCAAGAAGCTCTTCGACTGGAAGCTGCTTCTCGGACTCGTGGTGGTCCTCGGCCTGCTCGCCGCATCGTTGTCCGTGGGTGAATACGACATCCTCTCCACCGACGACGGCTGGGAGATGTTCGCCACCACCCGCATCCCCCGGACCGTTGCCCTGGTGCTCTCCGGTGCCGCGATGGCGATGTCCGGGCTGGTCATGCAGCTGCTCACCCAGAACCGATTCGTCGAACCGACCACCACCGGCACCACCGAGTGGGCGGGTTTGGGCCTGCTGGCCGTCATGTACTTCATCCCGGCCGCGACGATCCTGGAGCGGATGTTCGGTGCGGTGATCTTCGCGTTCATCGGCACGATGGTCTTCTTCATGTTCCTGCGTCGGGTGTCCCTGCGCTCGAGCCTCATCGTGCCGATCATCGGCATCATGCTCGGCGCGGTGGTCAGCTCCATCTCCACCTTCTTCGCCCTGCAGACCGACATGCTCCAGAGCCTGGGCGTCTGGTTCGCGGGCTCATTCACCGACATCTTCCGCGGCCAGTACGAGGCGCTGTGGATCGTCGTCATCGTCGTCATCGCGGTGTTCCTCTTCGCCGACCGGCTCACCGTCGCCGGCATGGGTGAGGAGGTGGCCACCAATGTCGGCCTCAACTACAACCGGATGGTGCTCATCGGCACGGGCCTGATCGCCATCGCCACCGGCATCGTCACCGTCGTGGTGGGTAACCTGCCGTTCCTCGGGCTCATCGTCCCCAACATCGTCTCCATGTTCCGGGGCGACGACCTGCGCTCGAACCTGCCGTGGGTGGGCCTGCTCGGCATCGGGATCGTCACCGTCTGTGACCTCATCGGCCGCACCATCATCTCGCCCTTCGAGGTTCCGGTGTCCGTGATCCTGGGCATCATCGGTGCCATCGTCTTCGTCACCCTGATCGTGAGGCAGCGTCGTGGATAAGAACCGTTACGTCGAGAACATGGTCGACGAGTCGACTGCCGGGGGAGTGGAGAACTACCTCCGGGAGGAGTCCGAGGACGCCGCCCGTTTCGAGCGGGTGGAGGAGACCTGGCCGGATCACGCGACCCGTCCGCCGGCCGAACGCCGCTCCGGAGCG
Above is a window of Corynebacterium suedekumii DNA encoding:
- a CDS encoding ABC transporter permease; the protein is MTTSTAAARRDARTRKKLFDWKLLLGLVVVLGLLAASLSVGEYDILSTDDGWEMFATTRIPRTVALVLSGAAMAMSGLVMQLLTQNRFVEPTTTGTTEWAGLGLLAVMYFIPAATILERMFGAVIFAFIGTMVFFMFLRRVSLRSSLIVPIIGIMLGAVVSSISTFFALQTDMLQSLGVWFAGSFTDIFRGQYEALWIVVIVVIAVFLFADRLTVAGMGEEVATNVGLNYNRMVLIGTGLIAIATGIVTVVVGNLPFLGLIVPNIVSMFRGDDLRSNLPWVGLLGIGIVTVCDLIGRTIISPFEVPVSVILGIIGAIVFVTLIVRQRRG